Proteins from one Kazachstania africana CBS 2517 chromosome 1, complete genome genomic window:
- the SEN1 gene encoding DNA/RNA helicase SEN1 (similar to Saccharomyces cerevisiae SEN1 (YLR430W); ancestral locus Anc_4.310), with protein sequence MEVNKSLEQIYEKARGYTSTIEAVYQGTSHGLSEAQLLGDLLKLLAELPPDFHIFCDPVLEPISIFCLTIFSFNEQETAQWLKNKYSPILSACDKCIQVFARGKCKMLQHFAIKRQVPHEHVAKFNDLVCLWRVESLLPMLTSVSKNTENGISISKEVELAMFECLCNPHVLRLNKDFKATFDAIFKYFYDTKYWLLDPNSPNSIKKLIAGVIYCWCEGTQEQMSWSLLLLTELHRKNFSICASELKADILDEVSIHVLFLQNPSNWNDFVVSQFWSRLIPIFKLFNADVFEEYFTVPKDIESLKKTFTFPIESIFMLWYKHLAKTYNDKPLDFLLRALSIFLDKFDANFWSKLEPYTFHNILDLIFDKNAFTTKLIKIQNNKIPENTIGSYFSLQGTVTDLLSWTLPFYHSLSVSKRIQMVKKVSMAFLRGIANNSNLKSVPKGCLMNASTALLRAVLTIKDEDRARLYTTDDFKTVLFTKTDSRNLLNNPLIQDIVIKSATKPAEFCPGLGNSIDSVSTSSMMVLAKSIDFDILMLCNRTFRLYSNKSINEIPLPLNLLKNVTDNIDLRSFHDGPLLAKQLLISFKNINGLLTIQSSSAVIQKHNDIVNEFLHYSTKLIEKFADILPNQLSDILCDREAAQGFWSCIFSSDTRLYQAATNILYDTFDVEGRLEGIQAILNRNLEFHLRAIDSVLEQLIQCEFYEPCPRAIRVLMDVISCFADPVTGIISNYSSLKNEQTDKEVEKCWQLCWYFLDTIYRCTLKWASKYEYSELENFTKDTLDLSRSLMDSYREFSDILVDSQADLFTSVLKAFKNMLYWLRLSDEALLESCVRLIISTSDLAFEKNVKFDDSLIEVMASYGARAKKYSNKLSEQQAGEILTKTKLFNKELTERVIQDADNYRREKEMSKVKASSLAAPQTGMSLNINATSNMETRADFLQRKALSSSITGKPRPGQSKITSFGVFQPGAPSRLKSAKQQKPLSKMELARRQLVSNRVVHPPSSSIFNTKPQIHVKSGNSSSEESDDEGDLESARELFASAKAKGKVIETLDINGKVIKKDTKAELAKRAEEYMRRRLNVDLNPLYEIILQWDYNRQHDYPDDAEIEFYSDVADHFGSVTSYQKVLRPLLLLECWQGLCSSRDRTENMPFTMVVGNRTAVSDFYEVYASVSKVKLQACGISEADLIVLAFLPYVRGNAEVNNSDFRKAENTCLAKVKSIKYTKNNNVDLTIRVHRSHNFSKFLTLRSEIHAVKVMQMTTVEREYQTLEGLEYYDLVSQILSAKPSQAPAVSKEEVERVKDNYKLNTSQAEAIVNTVSTEGFSLIQGPPGTGKTKTILGIIGYFLSTRSSSPSNAIKVAAETTTLNIEQLLKKQKILICAPSNAAVDEICIRLKEGVYDKNGKVFKPNLVRVGRSDAVNIAIKDLTLEEIVEKKVAQKNYEFTQNPELDRNFNTMVAKRRALREKLNNENGSVTSTLSTDDIAKLQLEIRELSRQLNVLGKERDEIRERNSVNYRNRDLDRRNAQSQVLASSDIICATLSGSAHDVLISLGVKFDTVIIDEACQCTELSSIIPLRYGGKRCIMVGDPNQLPPTVVSGAASNFKYNQSLFVRMEKNTTPYLLNVQYRMHPAISYFPSSEFYGGLLKDGPNMDAINQRPWHNTPPLTPYKFFNIVSGRQEQNSKTMSYTNIEEIKVAIELIDYLFRNFDQKVNFKGKIGIISPYREQMQKMRREFVVYFGASIKNFIDFNTIDGFQGQEKEIIIISCVRADDTSSSVGFLKDFRRMNVAFTRAKTSMWILGHQKSLYKNKLWRNLIDDSSRRDCMETAYSGFLSGNKSITYGKTSKERFHSIDEDNDIYDPNSQLPSYTAEKREFQEDSSTFEPARKRAKDVQHDSALKKVKSKKKDKKDKKDKKDGKEKKNKSVKKSDDTTGDKENIEKQKKKVKITINGEVSGTRKKSAIFGNTAFDTNTSTRGLYINDHNKKNNKQAKEKKRHISFSEHSTVIPDSGELKKLAPSSSIPVPNKKASKKSYESSATEEKKEESAHDNDSEDDYSPSLPSTHVSERRVTEEDQNPSGALCDSKKAGEIVRANSALNPSGNVTIYESRNTRNTGHTFNPAIPITDTKSNNYPIQKATTDYTELENSSDSYEPAELTGDHADKIKTSEHQCAQSSTIQVKPLERLSQKSSLNEQNAPSISPQQKPQVGSSDQSSDKNASHRLAAANNGAGGARPIGRKTSSSVFIPKKKRPFK encoded by the coding sequence atggAAGTGAATAAATCATTAGAACAAATTTATGAGAAAGCAAGAGGATATACTTCCACAATTGAAGCTGTATATCAAGGTACAAGTCATGGTCTTTCTGAAGCTCAATTATTAGGTGATCTTTTAAAACTGTTGGCTGAACTCCCTCCAGACTTTCATATATTTTGTGATCCAGTTCTTGAACCCATATCCATATTTTGTCTTACCATATTCTCATTCAATGAACAAGAAACTGCCCAATGGTTGAAAAATAAGTATAGTCCAATTCTTTCCGCCTGTGATAAGTGTATCCAGGTATTTGCCCGTGGCAAGTGCAAAATGCTCCAACATTTTGCTATCAAGAGGCAGGTACCACATGAACATGTAGCTAAGTTCAATGATCTAGTATGTTTATGGAGAGTGGAATCACTTCTCCCTATGTTAACAAgtgtttcaaaaaatacCGAAAATGGCATATCTATTAGCAAAGAAGTTGAACTAGCTATGTTTGAATGCTTGTGTAATCCACATGTCTTAAGACTAAATAAGGATTTCAAGGCTACATTCGAtgcaattttcaaatatttttatgatACCAAATATTGGCTTTTAGACCCTAATTCCCCAAACTCAATCAAAAAGTTGATAGCGGGTGTGATATACTGTTGGTGCGAAGGGACTCAAGAACAGATGTCATggtcattattattattgacaGAATTACATAGGAAAAACTTTTCCATTTGTGCATCGGAACTGAAAGCTGATATATTAGACGAGGTTTCAATCcatgttttatttttacaGAATCCCAGCAACTGGAACGATTTTGTTGTCTCCCAATTTTGGAGTAGACTCATACCtatcttcaaattgtttaatGCTGATGTTTTTGAAGAGTATTTCACTGTCCCAAAAGACATTGAATCATTAAAAAAGACCTTCACATTTCCCATAGAGTCCATTTTTATGCTTTGGTACAAACATTTAGCAAAGACTTACAATGATAAACCATTAGACTTTTTATTGCGGGCCTTAAGTATATTTCTAGACAAATTTGATGCTAATTTCTGGTCAAAGTTGGAACCATATACTTTCCACAACATTTTAGATcttatatttgataaaaatgcaTTCACCACCAAACTTATAAAGATTCAGAACAACAAAATTCCGGAAAACACCATTGGTAGTTATTTTTCACTGCAAGGTACAGTAACCGATTTACTATCGTGGACACTTCCATTCTATCACTCCTTATCCGTATCAAAGAGGATCCAAATGGTCAAAAAAGTGTCGATGGCATTTTTAAGAGGCATAgcaaataattcaaatttgaaatctgtGCCAAAAGGTTGCCTGATGAATGCATCAACAGCACTTCTAAGAGCTGTTTTAACAATCAAAGACGAAGACAGAGCTCGTTTATACACAACAGATGACTTCAAGACTGTTCTATTCACCAAAACTGATTCGAGAAATCTCTTGAACAATCCTCTAATCCAAGATATTGTCATTAAGTCTGCTACAAAACCGGCAGAATTCTGCCCAGGGCTAGGAAACTCTATTGACTCAGTTTCTACGTCGTCAATGATGGTCCTAGCAAAGTCTATCGATTTTGATATCTTGATGCTCTGTAACAGAACATTCAGACTTTACTCtaataaatcaataaatgaaattccACTACCGTTGAACCTTTTAAAAAACGTTACTGACAATATTGATTTGAGATCATTTCACGATGGACCATTGCTAGCAAAGCAACTCTTGATCAGTTTCAAGAACATTAATGGTCTTTTGACGATTCAGTCATCATCGGCAGTAATTCAAAAACATAATGACATTgtaaatgaatttttgcATTATTCGACCAAGCTAATAGAAAAGTTTGCAGATATTCTTCCAAATCAGCTATCAGACATATTATGTGATAGGGAGGCAGCGCAAGGTTTCTGGTCATGCATTTTCTCTTCTGACACCAGACTATATCAGGCTGCTACTAATATTTTGTATGACACTTTTGATGTGGAAGGAAGATTAGAAGGTATTCAAGCTATTCTTAATAGAAATCTAGAGTTCCATTTAAGAGCAATAGATTCTGTTTTAGAACAGCTAATTCAATGTGAGTTCTACGAACCCTGTCCTAGGGCAATAAGAGTCCTGATGGATGTAATAAGCTGCTTCGCAGATCCAGTTACTGGAATTATTTCAAACTATTCTTCTCTAAAAAATGAACAAACAGataaagaagttgaaaaatgttGGCAATTATGCTGGTATTTCCTCGACACAATATACCGATGCACTCTCAAGTGGGCGTCCAAGTACGAGTATtcagaattagaaaattttactaAGGATACTCTAGATTTAAGCCGCTCTTTAATGGACTCTTATAGAGAATTCTCAGATATTCTCGTTGATAGCCAAGCAGATCTGTTTACCAGTGTTTTAAAAGCCTTCAAAAACATGCTTTACTGGCTACGTTTAAGTGATGAGGCACTTTTGGAATCTTGCGTCAGATTGATTATCAGCACATCTGACTTGGCTTTCGAAAAAAATGTAAAGTTCGATGATTCATTGATCGAAGTAATGGCAAGCTATGGGGCGAGGGCTAAAAAATACTCCAACAAACTATCTGAACAGCAAGCTGGTGAAATTTTGACAAAGACGAAACTCTTCAATAAGGAACTTACAGAAAGAGTTATACAGGATGCCGACAACTATCGTagagagaaagaaatgagCAAAGTGAAAGCCTCCTCACTTGCTGCACCACAAACCGGAATGAGCCTCAACATAAATGCTACCTCAAATATGGAAACAAGGGCGGACTTTTTACAAAGAAAGGCTCTCTCTTCTTCCATAACTGGTAAGCCTAGACCGGGACAATCAAAAATTACCTCTTTTGGTGTGTTTCAACCAGGCGCTCCTTCGAGATTAAAAAGTGCTAAACAGCAGAAACCTTTGTCTAAAATGGAACTAGCGAGAAGACAACTAGTAAGTAACAGGGTTGTTCATCCTCCAAGTAGCTCAATCTTCAATACAAAACCGCAGATTCATGTAAAATCCGGAAACAGCAGCAGCGAAGAGAGTGACGATGAAGGTGATCTCGAAAGTGCAAGGGAACTATTTGCATCTGCAAAAGCAAAGGGAAAAGTTATCGAAACATTAGATATCAACGGCAAGGTAATCAAAAAGGATACAAAGGCAGAACTTGCAAAACGAGCCGAAGAGTACATGAGAAGAAGGCTAAATGTAGATTTGAATCCATTGTATGAAATTATTCTTCAGTGGGATTACAATAGACAGCATGATTATCCCGATGATGCAGAAATCGAATTTTATTCAGATGTTGCTGACCACTTCGGTTCAGTTACCTCGTATCAGAAAGTATTGCGACCATTGTTACTACTGGAATGTTGGCAAGGGCTTTGCTCTTCCCGTGATAGAACTGAAAACATGCCTTTCACCATGGTTGTCGGTAATAGAACAGCCGTTTCAGATTTTTATGAAGTATATGCATCCGTTTCGAAAGTCAAACTTCAAGCTTGTGGAATTTCAGAAGCTGATCTCATAGTTCTGGCATTCTTGCCTTACGTAAGGGGAAATGCTGAGGTAAACAACAGCGATTTCCGAAAAGCAGAGAATACATGTCTTGCCAAAGTGAAGTCCATAAAATATACGAAGAACAATAATGTCGACCTCACAATTAGAGTTCACAGGAGCCATAACTTTTCGAAGTTTTTGACATTAAGATCTGAAATTCATGCTGTCAAGGTTATGCAAATGACTACAGTCGAAAGGGAGTACCAAACTTTAGAGGGTCTTGAATATTATGATTTGGTAAGCCAAATCTTATCAGCCAAACCATCTCAGGCGCCCGcagtttcaaaagaagaagttgaaagaGTGAAGGATAACTATAAGCTGAATACTTCTCAAGCAGAAGCTATCGTTAATACAGTATCGACTGAAGGGTTTTCACTTATCCAAGGCCCTCCGGGGACCGGTAAAACGAAGACAATTCTTGGGATTATAGGTTACTTCTTATCAACAAGAAGTTCAAGTCCATCTAACGCTATTAAAGTGGCTGCGGAGACCACAACTCTCAACATTGAACAGCTAttaaaaaaacaaaaaatattgatttgtGCGCCAAGTAATGCTGCTGTCGATGAAATTTGTATTCGTCTGAAAGAGGGAGTGTACGACAAGAATGGGAAGGTCTTTAAACCAAATCTAGTACGTGTGGGAAGATCTGACGCTGTAAATATAGCGATAAAGGACTTAACGTTGGAAGAGATTGTAGAGAAAAAGGTTGCTCAAAAGAACTACGAGTTCACCCAAAATCCCGAGTTGGACCGTAATTTCAATACTATGGTAGCAAAGAGGAGAGCATTAAGAGAAAAACTGAATAATGAGAACGGCTCCGTAACAAGCACCCTATCTACTGATGATATAGCAAAACTCCAGCTAGAGATCAGAGAATTGAGTAGACAATTGAATGTTCTTGGGAAAGAAAGAGATGAGATTCGTGAAAGGAACTCAGTCAACTATAGAAATAGAGATTTAGACAGACGTAATGCCCAATCGCAGGTTCTTGCATCTAGTGATATTATTTGTGCAACCCTTTCCGGTTCTGCCCATGATGTTCTTATATCACTGGGTGTCAAATTTGACACGGTCATCATCGATGAAGCTTGTCAATGTACCGAGTTATCGTCTATAATACCGTTGAGATATGGAGGTAAACGTTGTATCATGGTGGGCGACCCAAATCAACTACCTCCAACAGTGGTATCAGGAGCTGCTagtaatttcaaatacaaTCAATCTTTATTCGTTagaatggaaaaaaataccACGCCTTATCTATTAAATGTACAGTATCGTATGCACCCTGCAATTAGTTACTTCCCATCGTCGGAATTCTATGGAGGTTTGTTGAAAGATGGCCCAAATATGGATGCTATAAATCAAAGGCCATGGCACAATACACCTCCATTGACACcctataaatttttcaacatcgTGAGCGGTCGACAAGAACAAAACTCCAAAACAATGTCTTATACCAatatagaagaaataaaagttgcaattgaattgattgattaTCTTTTCAGAAATTTTGACCAGAAAGTTAACTTCAAGGGTAAAATTGGTATCATTTCCCCCTATCGTGAACAAATGCAAAAAATGAGAAGAGAATTCGTGGTATACTTTGGTGCTTCTATCAAGAATTTCATCGATTTTAATACCATTGATGGTTTTCAAGGTCAAGAGAAGGaaatcattattatatCATGTGTTCGTGCTGATGATACGAGCTCAAGTGTCGGCTTTCTGAAGGATTTCAGGAGAATGAATGTTGCATTCACCAGAGCAAAAACTAGTATGTGGATTTTGGGACATCAAAAATCATTATACAAGAACAAATTATGGagaaatttaattgatgattCTAGCAGAAGAGACTGTATGGAAACTGCCTATTCAGGCTTTTTATCTGGCAATAAAAGTATAACATATGGAAAGACGTCAAAAGAACGTTTCCATTCGatagatgaagataatgatatATATGATCCTAATTCACAGCTTCCAAGCTACACAGCGGAAAAAAGggaatttcaagaagataGTTCCACCTTTGAACCTGCTAGAAAGAGAGCAAAAGATGTACAACATGACTCCGCATTGAAAAAGGTtaaatcaaagaagaaagacaaAAAGGATAAGAAGGACAAAAAAGATGggaaggaaaagaagaataaatcAGTCAAAAAATCTGACGATACTACTGGcgataaagaaaatattgaaaaacaaaagaagaaggtaaaGATAACCATAAATGGCGAGGTCTCAGGGACTAGGAAAAAGTCCGCTATTTTTGGCAATACAGCTTTCGATACTAATACAAGTACGAGAGGATTGTATATAAACGATCacaacaagaaaaataataagcAAGCcaaggaaaagaagaggcacatttcattttctgaaCATTCGACAGTAATACCTGATAGCGGTGAGCTTAAAAAGCTGGCACCGTCCAGTAGCATTCCAGTTCCCAACAAAAAAGCATCAAAGAAGTCTTATGAATCTTCCGCAACggaagaaaagaaggaagagAGCGCCCATGATAATGACAGTGAGGACGACTACTCCCCATCTTTACCATCCACTCATGTAAGTGAGAGAAGAGTGACTGAAGAGGACCAAAACCCATCTGGTGCATTGTGCGATAGTAAAAAGGCGGGAGAAATCGTGAGGGCAAACTCCGCTTTAAACCCATCAGGAAATGTTACCATTTATGAAAGTCGTAATACTAGAAATACTGGACATACATTCAATCCTGCTATCCCGATTACTGatacaaaatcaaataactATCCTATACAGAAAGCCACGACTGATTATACAGAGTTGGAGAACTCCTCAGACTCTTATGAGCCGGCAGAATTGACGGGTGATCACGCTGACAAAATTAAAACCTCAGAACACCAATGTGCACAATCATCAACTATCCAAGTAAAACCATTGGAAAGACTATCTCAAAAAAGTTCTCtaaatgaacaaaatgCGCCTTCAATTTCGCCACAACAAAAGCCACAGGTGGGATCGTCAGACCAATCCAGTGATAAAAATGCATCTCACCGATTGGCAGCTGCAAACAATGGAGCTGGCGGAGCCAGGCCTATTGGTAGAAAGACCTCTTCGTCAGTTTTCATTcctaaaaagaaaagaccTTTCAAGTAA